A genomic stretch from Caloenas nicobarica isolate bCalNic1 chromosome 3, bCalNic1.hap1, whole genome shotgun sequence includes:
- the NVL gene encoding nuclear valosin-containing protein-like: MRSRPGHFVDLRLKQRVKQYLASSKCGQYVDIGILASDLQKTYSADYGRRKRNAFRIQVEKVFGIISNEKEREDLAVLEAEHVAKRARQQEKNETAGSATDDSDYDDYPEDLFANHMNSSLLSLYKKGNPDSVPTTPKNELVETPPPVRTAPQTSTVAPGTRVETRVSEGGWFIDKTPCGKDFFIDLSEDGEGDGKKLISEKSTDFSVLESERKKTKGKRTKRKKEEFPDVDGEIEAVLLKEKVRSKGPELYQPSVTFEDVGGNDETLQEICKMLIHVRHPEVYNHLGVVPPRGFLLHGPPGCGKTLLAQAIAGELELPMLKVAATEIVSGVSGESEQKLRELFEQAVSSAPCVLFIDEIDAITPKREIASKDMERRIVAQFLTCMDDLNNVVATTQVLVIGATNRPDSLDPALRRAGRFDREICLGIPDEAAREKILQTLCRKLKLPESFDFHHLARLTPGYVGADLMALCREAAMCTVNRVLIKSEEKGKHRHAGGNTAEESMGTGTDILVEDDNKQLELPPKDELQRLLDLLKKQEPLPEEQLQKLCIEMNDFIVALSSVQPSAKREGFVTIPDVTWADIGALEDVREELTMAILAPVRNPEQFKALGLTTPAGVLLAGPPGCGKTLLAKAVANESGLNFISVKGPELLNMYVGESERAVRQVFQRARNSAPCVIFFDEVDALCPRRSDRESGASVRVVNQLLTEMDGLENRQQVFIMAATNRPDIIDPAILRPGRLDKTLYVGLPPPEDRLAILKTITKDGTRPPLDTDVSLEEIAFSQHCDCYTGADLSALVREASICALRQDMALQNTKSKKGEIKISRQHFEEAFRKVKSSVSKKDQIIYEELHQSLCR, from the exons ATGCGGAGCCGGCCGGGGCACTTCGTGGACCTGCGGCTGAAGCAGCGTGTGAAGCAG TATCTTGCAAGTAGTAAATGTGGCCAGTATGTTGACATTGGAATTCTAGCATCTGATTTGCAGAAAACCTACAG tgCAGATTATGGacgaagaaaaagaaatgcttttagaaTACAAGTTGAAAAAG tgtttggAATAATCAGTAATGAAAAAGAACGTGAAGATTTAGCAGTTTTAGAAGCTGAACATGTGGCAAAAAGAGCAAGacaacaagagaaaaatga GACTGCAGGAAGTGCCACAGATGACTCTGATTATGATGATTACCCAGAAGATCTA TTTGCAAATCATATGAACAGTTCCCTGCTGAGCTTATACAAGAAAGGAAATCCTGATTCTGTTCCAACCACTCCAAAAAATGAGCTGGTGGAAACTCCCCCTCCTGTGCGAACAGCACCTCAAACAAGCACCGTCGCACCAGGAACGCGAGTTGAAACACGCGTCTCTGAAGGTGGCTGGTTCATTGATAAAACTCCGTGTGGAAAAGACTTTTTCATTGACCTTTCTGAGGATGGAGAAGGAGATGGAAAGAAACTGATTTCTGAG AAATcaacagatttttctgtcttggagagtgaaagaaagaagacaaagggtaagagaacaaaaagaaaaaaagaagaatttccaGACGTAGATGGAGAAATTGAGGCTGTCTTACTTAAAGAGAAAG TTAGAAGTAAGGGACCAGAGCTTTACCAGCCTTCAGTGACATTTGAGGACGTAGGAGGCAATGATGAAACTTTACAG GAAATATGCAAGATGCTCATTCATGTCCGTCATCCCGAAGTTTATAACCACTTAGGTGTGGTTCCACCTCGCGGTTTTCTTTTACATGGACCTCCAGGATGTGGCAAGACGCTGCTTGCACAGGCAATTGCTGGG GAGCTTGAGCTCCCGATGCTGAAAGTGGCAGCAACAGAGATCGTGTCTGGAGTGTCAGGGGAATCTGAGCAGAAACTGAGAGAATTGTTTGAGCAGGCTGTG TCCAGTGCACCATGTGTCCTTTTCATCGATGAGATCGATGCAATCACCCCAAAAAGAGAAATTGCGTCGAAGGACATGGAGCGGAGAATTGTTGCTCAGTTCCTGACTTGTATGGACG ACTTGAATAATGTGGTTGCCACTACTCAGGTCCTTGTTATCGGAGCAACCAACAGACCTGACTCACTGGACCCTGCACTGAGGCGAGCTGGAAGGTTTGATCGGGAAATTTGTTTGGGAATCCCAGATGAAGCAGCAAGAGAAAA GATTCTTCAAACTTTGTGTCGAAAACTTAAGCTCCCGGAGTCTTTTGACTTTCATCATTTAGCACGTCTGACTCCAGGTTATGTAGGTGCTGATCTGATGGCGCTTTGTCGTGAGGCAGCCATGTGCACGGTGAACAGAGTGCTGATAAAATctgaggagaaagggaaacaCAGACATGCTGGAGGAAACACAGCTGAAGAAAGCATGGGAACAGGAACAGACATCCTGgtggaagatgataacaaacAACTAGAACTTCCCCCTAAG GATGAATTGCAGAGACTTTTGGATTTGCTGAAGAAGCAAGAGCCCTTGCCcgaggagcagctgcagaagctgtGCATTGAGATGAATGATTTTATTGTTGCTCTGTCATCAGTGCAACCCTCTGCCAAGAGAGAAGGCTTTGTCACAATTCCTGATGTGACATGGGCAGATATCGGAGCCCTGGAGGATGTTCGCGAGGAGCTGACTATGGCAATATTG GCACCTGTGCGTAACCCGGAGCAGTTTAAAGCTCTGGGCCTGACTACTCCAGCTGGTGTCCTGCTTGCAGGGCCTCCTGGGTGCGGTAAAACACTGTTAGCTAAG GCTGTGGCAAATGAGTCTGGACTGAACTTCATATCTGTGAAAGGTCCTGAGCTGCTAAATATG TATGTTGGTGAAAGTGAACGTGCTGTACGTCAGGTATTCCAGCGTGCCAGGAATTCAGCCCCTTGTGTTATATTTTTTGATGAAGTTGATGCATTGTGTCCTCGGAGATCTGACCGTGAA TCAGGAGCCAGTGTCCGAGTAGTCAACCAGTTACTCACAGAGATGGATGGTCTGGAGAATCGTCAGCAGGTTTTCATTATGGCTGCCACAAACAGGCCAG ATATAATTGACCCAGCTATCCTCCGTCCTGGTAGACTGGATAAAACACTTTATGTGGGTTTGCCACCACCTGAAGATCGACTTGCTATTTTAAAGACCATCACCAAA GATGGCACCCGCCCTCCACTAGATACTGATGTAAGCCTTGAAGAAATTGCGTTCAGTCAGCATTGTGATTGTTATAC AGGGGCAGACCTTTCCGCTCTAGTGCGTGAGGCTTCAATTTGCGCCTTGAGACAGGACATGGCCCTGCAGAATACTAAAAGTAAGAAAG
- the CNIH4 gene encoding protein cornichon homolog 4 encodes MESVVFIFSLIDNCALIFLSVYFIITLSDLECDYINARSCCSKLNKWVVPEVIGHAVVTVLMLISLHWFIFLLNLPVATWNIYRYIMVPSGNMGVFDPTEIHNRGQLKSHMKEAMIKLGFHLLCFFMYLYSMILALIND; translated from the exons aTGGAGTCGGTGGTCTTCATCTTCTCGCTCATTGACAACTGCGCCCTCATCTTCCTCTCCGTCTACTTC ATAATTACACTGTCAGATTTGGAATGTGACTACATTAATGCTAGATCATGCTGCTCAAAGCTCAATAAA TGGGTGGTCCCTGAGGTGATCGGCCATGCTGTTGTAACTGTATTAATGCTTATTTCATTGCACTGGTTCATCTTTCTCCTTAATTTGCCAGTAGCAACGTGGAATATATATAG GTACATTATGGTGCCAAGTGGAAACATGGGGGTATTTGATCCCACAGAGATCCATAACCGAGGACAACTGAAATCGCACATGAAGGAGGCCATGATCAAACTCGGCTTTCATCTGCTCTGTTTCTTCATGTACCTTTACAG TATGATTCTGGCTTTGATAAATGATTGA